Proteins from a single region of Punica granatum isolate Tunisia-2019 chromosome 8, ASM765513v2, whole genome shotgun sequence:
- the LOC116187862 gene encoding deoxycytidylate deaminase isoform X1 has product MNSRDLTLVSSAAVLGALASAIALRFLFVDPKRRSSGVGSQKNGRISRKHPPPSPFDPSKRKGYLSWDDYFMAIAFLSAERSKDPNRQVGACLVSENGVILGIGYNGFPRGCSDDKLPWAKKSKTGNPLETKYPYVCHAEVNAILNTNHASAAGQRLYVTMFPCNECAKIIIQSGVSEVIYFVEKRLNDTDAAYVASRKLLSMAGVKVRKLQPQMDHLLIQFEDP; this is encoded by the exons ATGAACTCTCGAGATCTCACGCTGGTCAGCTCTGCTGCCGTCCTTGGAGCTCTGGCTTCGGCCATTGCTCTTCGCTTCCTCTTCGTCGACCCAAAGAGGCGTTCATCCGGGGTCGGTTCGCAGAAGAACGGTCGCATTTCGAGGAAGCATCCTCCTCCGAGCCCCTTCGATCCCTCCAAACGGAAAGG GTATCTGTCATGGGATGATTACTTCATGGCGATTGCATTCTTATCGGCTGAACGATCCAAGGACCCTAATAGGCAG GTCGGGGCATGCTTGGTGAGTGAAAATGGTGTCATCCTCG GTATCGGCTATAATGGGTTTCCAAGAGGCTGTTCGGATGATAAGCTCCCATGGGCAAAG AAGTCAAAAACCGGGAATCCGCTGGAAACCAAGTATCC ATATGTGTGTCATGCTGAAGTGAATGCAATCCTCAATACGAACCATGCTTCTGCTGCAGGACAG AGGCTCTATGTGACCATGTTCCCTTGCAATGAGTGTGCCAAGATAATTATTCAG TCGGGGGTCTCGGAAGTCATTTATTTCGTGGAGAAGAGGTTGAACGATACAGATGCAGCATACGTTGCTTCTCGCAAACTATTATCTATGGCTGGTGTGAAG GTGAGGAAGCTCCAGCCACAGATGGACCATTTATTGATTCAGTTTGAGGATCCCTGA
- the LOC116187862 gene encoding deoxycytidylate deaminase isoform X2 gives MNSRDLTLVSSAAVLGALASAIALRFLFVDPKRRSSGVGSQKNGRISRKHPPPSPFDPSKRKGYLSWDDYFMAIAFLSAERSKDPNRQVGACLVSENGVILGIGYNGFPRGCSDDKLPWAKKSKTGNPLETKYPYVCHAEVNAILNTNHASAAGQSGVSEVIYFVEKRLNDTDAAYVASRKLLSMAGVKVRKLQPQMDHLLIQFEDP, from the exons ATGAACTCTCGAGATCTCACGCTGGTCAGCTCTGCTGCCGTCCTTGGAGCTCTGGCTTCGGCCATTGCTCTTCGCTTCCTCTTCGTCGACCCAAAGAGGCGTTCATCCGGGGTCGGTTCGCAGAAGAACGGTCGCATTTCGAGGAAGCATCCTCCTCCGAGCCCCTTCGATCCCTCCAAACGGAAAGG GTATCTGTCATGGGATGATTACTTCATGGCGATTGCATTCTTATCGGCTGAACGATCCAAGGACCCTAATAGGCAG GTCGGGGCATGCTTGGTGAGTGAAAATGGTGTCATCCTCG GTATCGGCTATAATGGGTTTCCAAGAGGCTGTTCGGATGATAAGCTCCCATGGGCAAAG AAGTCAAAAACCGGGAATCCGCTGGAAACCAAGTATCC ATATGTGTGTCATGCTGAAGTGAATGCAATCCTCAATACGAACCATGCTTCTGCTGCAGGACAG TCGGGGGTCTCGGAAGTCATTTATTTCGTGGAGAAGAGGTTGAACGATACAGATGCAGCATACGTTGCTTCTCGCAAACTATTATCTATGGCTGGTGTGAAG GTGAGGAAGCTCCAGCCACAGATGGACCATTTATTGATTCAGTTTGAGGATCCCTGA
- the LOC116187160 gene encoding zinc finger protein SHOOT GRAVITROPISM 5 yields MEEDDQKELQLLPTPHSIASSSSSSAPVLCTKSHRPDHYPYDTAPSLDLQLSISLRPFHHPPPDECLVAGPIREYGPPETTGSIKALKWHAAEQIRLAAIEKAYAERVRELTRREMELAQSEFARARNMWERAREEVDKAEKMKERATRRTDSRCMEITCQSCRQRFRPA; encoded by the coding sequence ATGGAGGAAGATGATCAAAAGGAACTCCAACTCCTCCCTACTCCGCACTCCATTGCCTCCTCATCTTCCTCTTCGGCCCCCGTCCTGTGTACCAAGTCGCACCGACCCGATCACTACCCTTACGACACTGCTCCCTCCCTCGACCTCCAGCTATCCATCAGCCTCAGGCCATTTCATCACCCTCCTCCGGATGAATGCCTCGTGGCAGGCCCCATTCGTGAGTATGGTCCTCCCGAGACGACTGGTTCCATCAAGGCCCTGAAGTGGCACGCTGCTGAGCAGATCCGTTTGGCCGCCATAGAGAAGGCGTATGCCGAGAGGGTGAGGGAGCTCACCAGGCGGGAGATGGAGTTGGCACAGTCGGAGTTCGCCAGGGCAAGGAATATGTGGGAGAGGGCGAGGGAGGAAGTGGACAAGGCCGAGAAGATGAAGGAGCGAGCCACCCGGAGGACTGACTCCAGGTGCATGGAGATCACCTGCCAGTCTTGCAGGCAGAGGTTCCGGCCTGCATAG
- the LOC116188034 gene encoding TITAN-like protein isoform X2 yields MAENWRGECSNPNAKTLVPGKQDDSSKKNKKKKETGSQFEFCTVCNLNHDQGQRHKYFPSHKKSLSACLSRFESKLADVRFFLRNPAALRPEHASRNRFWCIFCDVDVEELGSSFACSNAINHLSSVDHLKSLKHFMWKYGGGMDRLDSFRILDADVTKWRKKCATLKKEAALSEDRCHGPLSGLSNDIHREPNIGIVDHFEDNYTVYPLKSSILNGVTPLQYNTNEQQILYPEIAGGPNAGSLPTKLVSSNASLHSADDSNGVEGNVHSGAAPPWLDSSEHSLVDYNIKSFSVNVASHSNKLEKSRKLNPKRVGAAWAEKRKIEMELEKRGEIAKKECDSGWLPNFGRVWQSGSRKESRREFEMEKQTLLKKETESEISKEIQPYISKRIRKDAAE; encoded by the exons ATGGCGGAGAACTGGCGCGGAGAATGCTCAAACCCTAACGCTAAAACCCTTGTTCCCGGCAAGCAGGACGATTCGtcgaagaagaacaagaagaagaaggagaccGGAAGCCAATTCGAGTTCTGCACGGTCTGTAATCTCAATCACGACCAAGGACAGCGCCACAAGTACTTCCCTAGCCACAAGAAATCGCTGTCGGCTTGCCTCTCCCGCTTCGAATCCAAACTTGCCGACGTACGTTTCTTCCTCAGGAACCCTGCCGCTCTTCGTCCCGAGCACGCTTCCCGCAATCGCTTCTGGTGCATCTTCTGCGACGTTGATGTCGAGGAGCTTGGCAGCTCCTTTGCCTG TAGCAATGCCATTAATCACCTATCGAGTGTGGATCACCTCAAGAGCTTGAAGCATTTCATGTGGAAATATGGTGGCGGGATGGATCGCTTGGATTCTTTCAGAATACTGGATGCTGATGTTACAAAG TGGCGAAAGAAGTGCGCAACATTGAAAAAAGAAGCTGCACTATCTGAAGATAGATGTCATGGACCATTATCAGGACTTTCAAATGATATCCACCGAGAACCTAACATTGGAATTGTTGATCATTTTGAAGATAATTATACTGTTTATCCTCTTAAATCGAGCATCTTAAATGGTGTTACTCCTTTACAATACAATACGAATGAGCAGCAGATATTGTATCCTGAAATTGCTGGGGGTCCGAATGCTGGTAGTTTGCCAACTAAGCTTGTCAGTTCTAATGCAAGTCTGCACTCTGCAGATGATTCGAACG GAGTTGAAGGAAACGTGCATTCAGGAGCAGCACCTCCTTGGCTGGACTCCTCTGAACATAGTCTAGTGGACTACAATATAAAGTCATTCTCAGTTAACGTTGCTTCTCATTCAAACAAGCTGGAGAAATCCCGAAAGTTAAACCCAAAGCGGGTCGGCGCTGCTTGggcagaaaagagaaagattGAGATGGAGTTGGAGAAAAGAGGAGAAATTGCTAAGAAGGAATGTGATTCCGGTTGGCTTCCCAACTTTGGCAGGGTCTGGCAATCAGGAAGTAGGAAGGAATCCAGAAGAGAATTTGAGATGGAGAAACAAACACTCCTGAAGAAAGAAACTGAATCAGAAATTTCAAAAGAGATACAACCTTATATAAGCAAACGAATA CGGAAGGATGCAGCTGAGTGA
- the LOC116188034 gene encoding TITAN-like protein isoform X1, whose amino-acid sequence MAENWRGECSNPNAKTLVPGKQDDSSKKNKKKKETGSQFEFCTVCNLNHDQGQRHKYFPSHKKSLSACLSRFESKLADVRFFLRNPAALRPEHASRNRFWCIFCDVDVEELGSSFACYYNSSNAINHLSSVDHLKSLKHFMWKYGGGMDRLDSFRILDADVTKWRKKCATLKKEAALSEDRCHGPLSGLSNDIHREPNIGIVDHFEDNYTVYPLKSSILNGVTPLQYNTNEQQILYPEIAGGPNAGSLPTKLVSSNASLHSADDSNGVEGNVHSGAAPPWLDSSEHSLVDYNIKSFSVNVASHSNKLEKSRKLNPKRVGAAWAEKRKIEMELEKRGEIAKKECDSGWLPNFGRVWQSGSRKESRREFEMEKQTLLKKETESEISKEIQPYISKRIRKDAAE is encoded by the exons ATGGCGGAGAACTGGCGCGGAGAATGCTCAAACCCTAACGCTAAAACCCTTGTTCCCGGCAAGCAGGACGATTCGtcgaagaagaacaagaagaagaaggagaccGGAAGCCAATTCGAGTTCTGCACGGTCTGTAATCTCAATCACGACCAAGGACAGCGCCACAAGTACTTCCCTAGCCACAAGAAATCGCTGTCGGCTTGCCTCTCCCGCTTCGAATCCAAACTTGCCGACGTACGTTTCTTCCTCAGGAACCCTGCCGCTCTTCGTCCCGAGCACGCTTCCCGCAATCGCTTCTGGTGCATCTTCTGCGACGTTGATGTCGAGGAGCTTGGCAGCTCCTTTGCCTG TTATTATAACAGTAGCAATGCCATTAATCACCTATCGAGTGTGGATCACCTCAAGAGCTTGAAGCATTTCATGTGGAAATATGGTGGCGGGATGGATCGCTTGGATTCTTTCAGAATACTGGATGCTGATGTTACAAAG TGGCGAAAGAAGTGCGCAACATTGAAAAAAGAAGCTGCACTATCTGAAGATAGATGTCATGGACCATTATCAGGACTTTCAAATGATATCCACCGAGAACCTAACATTGGAATTGTTGATCATTTTGAAGATAATTATACTGTTTATCCTCTTAAATCGAGCATCTTAAATGGTGTTACTCCTTTACAATACAATACGAATGAGCAGCAGATATTGTATCCTGAAATTGCTGGGGGTCCGAATGCTGGTAGTTTGCCAACTAAGCTTGTCAGTTCTAATGCAAGTCTGCACTCTGCAGATGATTCGAACG GAGTTGAAGGAAACGTGCATTCAGGAGCAGCACCTCCTTGGCTGGACTCCTCTGAACATAGTCTAGTGGACTACAATATAAAGTCATTCTCAGTTAACGTTGCTTCTCATTCAAACAAGCTGGAGAAATCCCGAAAGTTAAACCCAAAGCGGGTCGGCGCTGCTTGggcagaaaagagaaagattGAGATGGAGTTGGAGAAAAGAGGAGAAATTGCTAAGAAGGAATGTGATTCCGGTTGGCTTCCCAACTTTGGCAGGGTCTGGCAATCAGGAAGTAGGAAGGAATCCAGAAGAGAATTTGAGATGGAGAAACAAACACTCCTGAAGAAAGAAACTGAATCAGAAATTTCAAAAGAGATACAACCTTATATAAGCAAACGAATA CGGAAGGATGCAGCTGAGTGA
- the LOC116188035 gene encoding glucuronoxylan 4-O-methyltransferase 1: protein MPPEAPQYSPQVTPLIRHSPPTSSSEAELRQPATHRNHTRGYRKMKFNARKLIPALVLILACLSIIRLLRIAINTSSPTLPPACSTSPLACTVFLANITQNKISPLPASTAALTAKEFQFLSNIVKHRAPCNLLIFGLEPEYLILSSINAGGTTTILEDDSIKLSAISPDSKSTRIHKVKYRTPAKHAYKLLKHARKNPACGPSHRPLQSFECQLALTGLPREVYETNWDLIVVDGPRGNAPEVPGRMASIYTAGVIARNWNSTDVLVHDVDRTIEKWFSWEFLCEENLTASKGNFWNFRIRGQSNSTRFCSPREVVIY, encoded by the coding sequence atgcccCCAGAAGCACCTCAGTACTCCCCCCAAGTGACTCCACTCATCCGGCATAGCCCTCCAACATCCTCATCTGAAGCAGAGCTAAGGCAGCCTGCCACCCATCGCAACCACACACGAGGGTATAGAAAGATGAAATTCAATGCAAGGAAACTCATACCAGCTCTCGTGTTGATTCTAGCGTGCCTGTCTATCATCAGACTCCTCAGAATCGCCATCAATACCTCCTCCCCAACTCTGCCACCAGCATGTAGTACCTCTCCTTTAGCCTGCACAGTGTTTCTAGCTAACATAACACAGAACAAGATCTCTCCTCTGCCTGCCAGTACTGCCGCCCTAACAGCAAAAGAATTTCAGTTCCTATCAAACATAGTGAAGCACAGAGCACCCTGCAACCTCCTCATTTTTGGCCTTGAACCCGAATACCTTATCCTTTCATCAATCAATGCAGGTGGAACCACAACCATATTGGAAGATGATTCCATCAAGCTGAGCGCAATATCACCAGATTCCAAGAGCACTCGGATCCACAAAGTCAAATATCGCACGCCAGCAAAGCATGCCTACAAGTTGCTCAAGCATGCAAGGAAAAATCCAGCTTGTGGGCCTTCACATAGACCTCTTCAATCATTTGAATGCCAGTTGGCCCTTACAGGCTTGCCACGTGAGGTCTATGAGACTAATTGGGATTTAATAGTGGTGGATGGACCAAGGGGAAATGCCCCAGAAGTACCCGGAAGGATGGCATCAATCTACACAGCAGGTGTGATAGCACGAAATTGGAACTCCACAGATGTGCTGGTGCATGATGTAGATCGGACTATTGAGAAATGGTTCTCTTGGGAATTTCTATGTGAAGAAAACTTGACAGCTTCGAAAGGGAACTTCTGGAACTTCAGAATCCGAGGTCAATCAAACTCAACAAGATTCTGCAGCCCCCGGGAAGTcgtaatatattaa
- the LOC116189007 gene encoding uncharacterized protein LOC116189007 encodes MVKQTQDKTVSNTAGSRAAKEDQLRRSAFLSNSIPKAPAENGRSSSMVIKKVHTVIPAHIVAEAISTLRGLDLRWSGPITPTEMQYVEQYVLAKYPQYAGLVEGKTIDLSSLCISEESSEPTLDDKKKSPRGGVSVREPTTPSYGSSHPDLDRTQLEPSRLQEILATKSSFPGSFISIPEIQARNKVLKHCGLPVDDDYLVLFAPSYKDAMMLVGESYPFFRGNFYMTIIKEDGDYIKEFAVYKESKVISAPETWLDLRIKGSQLSQYFRRKCKHSPKGLFSYPADVNGTRYSMHWVSEAHRNSWHVLLDATAVVVGGDQLSLALHRPDFVLCNLDNRSATPSRVITCLLVRKKSFDTSLQ; translated from the exons ATGGTTAAGCAGACTCAGGACAAGACAGTCTCGAATACAGCAGGATCAAGG GCCGCGAAAGAAGACCAATTGAGAAGATCCGCCTTCCTCTCTAATTCTATCCCAAAAGCGCCAGCTGAAAATGGACGATCAAGCAGTATGGTCATTAAG AAAGTCCATACCGTTATTCCTGCACACATCGTAGCAGAGGCCATATCAACACTCCGCGGGCTTGACCTCAGATGGTCGGGGCCTATCACCCCGACAGAGATGCAATACGTTGAGCAATACGTTCTGGCGAAGTACCCTCAATACGCAGGGCTAGTTGAAGGGAAAACCATAGATCTCTCCAGTCTCTGTATCAGCGAAGAATCATCTGAACCCACACTTGATGATAAGAAAAAGTCACCTCGGGGTGGTGTTAGTGTTAGAGAACCCACCACGCCATCCTATGGAAGCAGCCACCCAGACCTGGACAGGACCCAGCTGGAGCCATCAAGACTGCAGGAGATCCTCGCCACAAAGTCCTCCTTCCCGGGGAGTTTCATCTCGATCCCTGAAATTCAAGCCAGGAATAAAGTTCTGAAGCACTGTGGGTTACCGGTTGACGATGATTATCTGGTTCTCTTCGCTCCAAGCTACAAGGATGCTATGATGTTAGTAGGGGAGAGCTATCCTTTCTTCAGGGGCAACTTCTACATGACTATCATCAAGGAAGACGGGGATTACATAAAAGAGTTTGCAGTGTACAAGGAATCAAAAGTGATTTCTGCACCAGAGACATGGTTGGATTTGAGGATCAAGGGATCGCAACTCAGCCAGTATTTCCGGCGCAAGTGCAAGCACAGTCCCAAGGGCCTGTTTTCGTACCCAGCGGACGTGAATGGGACTCGTTACTCCATGCACTGGGTTTCAGAAGCCCACAGGAACTCATGGCACGTGCTCCTGGATGCAACCGCAGTGGTCGTAGGGGGGGATCAGTTAAGTCTAGCACTTCACAGGCCTGACTTTGTTTTGTGCAATCTTGATAATAGGTCTGCTACTCCTTCAAGGGTCATCACTTGCCTTCTAGTCAGGAAAAAATCTTTTGATACTTCACTtcagtag
- the LOC116189008 gene encoding protein transport protein Sec61 subunit gamma-like, producing MDAIDSVVDPLREFASSSVRLVKRCHKPDRKEFTKVAFRTAIGFVVMGFVGFFVKLIFIPINNIIVGSG from the exons ATGGATGCTATAGATTCAGTCGTTGATCCTCTCAGAGAGTTCGCCTCGTCAAGCGTTCGCCTCGTGAAGCGTTGCCACAAGCCCGACCGCAAAG AGTTCACGAAGGTGGCTTTCCGTACAGCCATCGGCTTTGTGGTGATGGGATTCGTTGGCTTCTTTGTTAAGCTGATTTTCATCCCGATTAACAATATCATCGTCGGATCTGGCTAG